Proteins from a single region of Nerophis ophidion isolate RoL-2023_Sa linkage group LG10, RoL_Noph_v1.0, whole genome shotgun sequence:
- the badb gene encoding BCL2 associated agonist of cell death b encodes MAANFTISDSESEPSEEVEEGDNTQPPSGRDRKLPQSLTLVLPELRMGGRIRLNSESHASTVCRDEELQGRGEEDAGTPTDGGPFRGRSKSAPPELWAAKKYGRQLRRMSDEFDKLFDKGEIKKLNAGTSRVMHHSKTWWSALFSHQEIEGENNHHENHTHRTE; translated from the exons ATGGCTGCAAACTTCACCATATCAGACAGCGAGTCGGAGCCCTCCGAGGAGGTAGAAGAAGGGGACAACACCCAACCCCCTTCGGGACGGGACCGGAAACTCCCCCAAAGTCTCACACTTGTCTTACCCGAGCTTAGAATGGGAG GTCGCATCAGGCTCAACTCGGAGTCCCACGCTTCCACTGTGTGCCGGGACGAGGAGCTCCAAGGCAGGGGGGAAGAGGATGCTGGCACGCCCACAGATGGCGGTCCGTTCAGGGGTCGCTCAAAGTCGGCTCCACCTGAGCTCTGGGCCGCCAAGAAGTACGGGCGGCAGCTGCGACGAATGAGCGACGAGTTCGACAAACTGTTTGACAAAGGG GAGATCAAGAAGTTGAACGCTGGGACGTCCAGGGTAATGCACCACTCCAAAACCTGGTGGAGTGCCCTGTTCAgccatcaggagattgagggcgAGAACAACCACCATGAGAATCACACTCATCGCACTGAGTAG